In Malassezia japonica chromosome 2, complete sequence, one DNA window encodes the following:
- a CDS encoding uncharacterized protein (EggNog:ENOG503NVJN; COG:C) produces the protein MSKPLTPFENALAGALGADPSVKTRIQADRNTADDGKVKKQLGIVETLISIIKSKEGPVALYRGFAANMANSFIQQFAYFYWYTLVRSLYIRRILQSKELAPALSTATELILGALSAALAQLFTTPVGVVATRQQIGSGENSGEDETVAGHVKDIYEKDGITGFWRGLKPSLVLTVNPAITYGVFERIKNIILAASDGKMTPGKSFLVGALSKTLATIVTFPYILSKIRLQAKNTPYKSAFEVLGGIFKEKGILGWYQGMQAQITKAVLSQALLFYFRDYFEIWTRQLLALSGKK, from the exons ATGTCGAAGCCCTTGACCCCTTTTGAGAATGCACTCGCTGGTGCGCTAGGTG CTGACCCCAGTGTCAAGACGCGTATCCAGGCCGACCGGAACACCGCTGATGATGGCAAAGTGAAGAAGCAGCTTGGCATTGTCGAGACCCTCATTAGCATCATCAAGAGCAAGGAGGGCCCCGTCGCGCTGTACCGCGGGTTCGCCGCCAACATGGCGAACTCGTTCATTCAGC AATTCGCCTACTTCTACTGGTACACGCTCGTCCGCTCTTTGTATATCCGCCGCATCCTGCAGTCGAAGGAGcttgcgcctgcgctcaGCACGGCTACCGAGCTAATCCTCGGTGCCCTGTCggctgcgcttgcgcagctttTCACGACTCCAGTGGGTGTGGTTGCCACGCGCCAGCAGATTGGCTCGGGTGAGAACAGCGGCGAAGACGAGACTGTTGCTGGCCACGTCAAAGACATCTACGAGAAGGACGGCATCACTGGCTTCTGGCGCGGCCTCAAGCCTAGTCTCGTGCTGACGGTGAACCCCGCGATCACCTACGGCGTGTTTGAGC GTATCAAGAATATCATTCTTGCTGCTTCCGACGGCAAAATGACACCCGGAAAGTCATTcctggtcggcgcgctctccAAGACGCTCGCCACGATCGTTACCTTCCCTTACATCCTGTCCAAGATTCGCCTGCAGGCCAAGAACACGCCGTACAAGAGCGCGTTCGAGGTCCTTGGCGGCATCTTTAAGGAGAAGGGTATCCTGGGTTGGTACCAGGGCATGCAGGCTCAGATCACTAAGGCCGTCTTGTCGCAGGCCCTGCTGTTCTACTTCCGCGACTACTTCGAGATCTGGACCCGCCAGCTCCTTGCCCTGTCTGGCAAAAAGtaa